CGGAGGTGAGGGGTTTGAAAAGATTGTCTGTTGCGACCATGACCTGACCGAGCAGGATGTCGTGGCGGAGATGGGCTCACCCGCCGGCCGGAAACGAGGCGCCTTGCCGTCGGCGGTGGTCTTGGACGAGAAGAAGTTGTATCCGGATTCCTGCGGGTTGCGAGTCATGATTATGGATGGCGGCGCGGGCTTCAAAGAAATTCGGTGCTGTGGTCACTCCTTGACGATCAGTTCGATGCGTGAATTAAAGTTCGGTCAGATGCGTGCCCCTGAGCCGGAGCAGACCGGGCAGGCTGGCACGGCCTAGCTTGGACTGGAGGTGATGTATGGGGACTGAAGAACCACGAGCTCATCGGAATGAGTTGATGCGGCGATGGTGCCACTACATGGAATGGTTGGACCGTTTGGGGTATGCAACCGCCGGGTTCAGTTTGTTGATCCTTGGCATGTTGGTGTTCATCCATGCCTGGTATGTGTTTCTCGCCGGTCAGTTCGATCCGAAGGGGCATGTGTTGATTCTTCCGGCCGGTCTCAGATTGTTAAACGATATCCTTTTGGTCATTATTCTCCTGGAGCTGTTCCGGACCGTGGTGCGATTTTTACAGACGGAAGTGTTGGAGTTGGAGCCCTATCTGTCTGTTGGCGTGATCGCTTGTACCAGGAAGATTCTGACGGCAAGCGCAGAACTGTCGCATCAGCAAAACATGACGGAAACGCAGTTCTATCAATACCTCATGGATGTGGGGCTGAACGTCACCGTGATCATTGCCCTGATTGGTGCCGTATTCATGATTCGGAAGCGGCCCGAACAGATACCGCTCCCGCCCGCAGCACCGGCGCGTGTGGGTCAGTAAGGCGTTCTTGACTTGCCTGTTTCCAGGGAGTTATGGCATCATGCGCCCTCTTGGAGACCGGCATGGCGAAGCTGCTTGAATACGTCGGCTGTGTGCATATCTATCTCGGTCCCTATCGAGGCAATCCGATTGCCTTGTATTTGAATCGGACGGAATCCTCCTGCCAGATCAGCCCGAAAGCCTATCCATGGAATGATGTGATGGGTGTGGGCGAGACTCCCAACAAAGC
This portion of the Nitrospira sp. genome encodes:
- a CDS encoding phosphate-starvation-inducible PsiE family protein, which encodes MGTEEPRAHRNELMRRWCHYMEWLDRLGYATAGFSLLILGMLVFIHAWYVFLAGQFDPKGHVLILPAGLRLLNDILLVIILLELFRTVVRFLQTEVLELEPYLSVGVIACTRKILTASAELSHQQNMTETQFYQYLMDVGLNVTVIIALIGAVFMIRKRPEQIPLPPAAPARVGQ